The following coding sequences lie in one Cryptococcus neoformans var. neoformans B-3501A chromosome 2, whole genome shotgun sequence genomic window:
- a CDS encoding hypothetical protein (Match to ESTs gb|CF191576.1|CF191576, gb|CF192789.1|CF192789): MPAETRSADRVSNYNKFWEKKSANDNDTHRANRLDQYTEVVNGYYDGATELYEYGWAESFHFCRFYKGEAFLQALARHEHYLASMMQLKPGMRVLDVGCGVGGPAREIARFSDATIVGVNNNDFQIGRATAKSKKAGLSDKVSFVKGDFMKLSEQFGENSFDAIYAIEATCHAPNFEGIYGEIFKCLKPGGVFGVYEWCMTDAWDPSNPEHKEIAHGIEVGDGIPEMRNLAAARSALKTVGFEIEHEEDLADRDDAVPWYYPLEGDIWKAQTTWDMFTCWRTSKMGYTITQNAVWFLEKFGLVPKGTYSVGQSLIVASKALVAGGRTKLFTPMALWVARKPAN; this comes from the exons ATGCCCGCCGAAACCCGTTCTGCCGACCGAGTGTCCAACTATAACAAGTTCTGGGAGAAAAAGTCTGCCAACGACAACGACACTCACAGAGCTAACAGATTGGACCAGTACACCGAAGTCGTCAACG GTTATTATGACGGTGCTACCGAGCTCTATGAGTATGGTTGGG CCGAgtctttccatttctgCCGTTTCTACAAGGGTGAAGCTTTTCTTCAGGCT CTTGCCCGTCACGAGCACTACCTCGCCTCTATGATGCAGCTGAAACCCGGCATGCGTGTCCTCGATGTTGGATGTGGTGTTGGTGGCCCCGCTCGTGAAATTGCCCGTTTCTCTGATGCCACTATCGTCGGTGTCAATAACAATGACTTCCAAATCGGTAGGGCTACTGCCAAGTCAAAGAAGGCCGGTCTCAGCGACAAGGTTTCCTTCGTCAAAGGAGACTTTATGAAGCTCAGTGAACAGTTTGGAGAGAACTCTTTTGATGCTA TCTACGCCATTGAGGCCACCTGCCACGCCCCTAATTTTGAGGGCATCTACGGCGAAATTTTCAAGTGTTTGAAACCTGGTGGTGTG TTTGGTGTGTACGAATGGTGCATGACTGATGCTTGGGATCCCTCCAACCCTGAGCACAAGGAAATCGCTCATGGAATCGAG GTTGGAGACGGTATTCCCGAGATGCGAAACTTGGCCGCCGCTCGCAGCGCTCTTAAAACTGTTGGTTTCGAGATTGAGCACGAAGAGGATCTGGCCGACC GAGATGATGCCGTGCCCTGGTATTACCCTCTTGAAGGTGACATCTGGAAGGCTCAGACCACCTGGGATA TGTTCACCTGCTGGAGAACCAGCAAGATGGGCTACACAATCACCCAGAACGCTGTGTGGTTCCTTGAGAAGTTTGGTCTCGTGCCCAAGGGCACTTATAGCGTTGGCCAAAGTTTGATCGTCGCCTCCAAGGCTCTCGTCGCCGGTGGCAGGACCAAGTTGTTCAC TCCTATGGCTTTATGGGTTGCTCGAAAGCCTGCCAACTAG
- a CDS encoding hypothetical protein (HMMPfam hit to Acyltransferase, Acyltransferase, score: 67.7, E(): 3e-17), translated as MSSPSLASALTLSTIGLASRSFLRLTTKEFKIEGLPILLDALNIPHGEKGKGKIKTDDGSDPSLKPRRGILTICNHNSVVDDPMMWSLLPLSTYFPFTSPSHTCRNNRWTLGASDIMFTNSVHSKFFNLGQVIETHRGAGIFQEAIDRAVKLLQEGNWIHIFPEGKVNQQLTNPEGGLLRFKWGVGRIIMDSEIMPEIIPMWISGFDQIMPETRGFPRFVPRPGAHISITVGQPLTSQIQPLVKTWKDMASKEKGTLGIGGEWEQKVKGEGLAGQQQREVRDKGQLIHGREKEVRIKIVEALQEGMRKLGHDVERREGRFERGLWSHSTRQSV; from the exons ATgtcctcgccctctcttGCATCTGCCTTGACACTGTCAACGATCGGACTTGCATCAAGGTCATTTCTTCGTCTTACCACAAAGGAGTTCAAAATTGAAGGATTGCCCATATTGCTCGACGCTCTCAATATCCCGCacggagaaaaaggcaaaggcaagATAAAAACGGACGATGGAAGTGACCCCTCATTGAAACCGAGGAGAGGGATCCTCACGA TATGTAACCATAATTCGGTAGTGGACGATCCCATG ATGTGGTCCCTGTTGCCTCTTTCCACATATTTCCCCTTTACATCTCCTTCGCATACATGCCGTAACAATCGGTGGACATTAGGGGCTTCCGATATCATGTTCACCAACTCTGTTCACAGTAAATTTTTCAACCTTGGGCAGGTAATTGAAACACATCGTGGGGCAGGCATTTTCCAGGAAGCCATTGACCGAGCTGTTAAGCTTCTACAAGAGGGTAACTGG ATTCACATCTTCCCGGAGGGTAAGGTGAACCAGCAGCTCACAAACCCAGAGGGTGGTTTATTACGGTTCAAATGGGGAGT GGGGCGTATCATCATGGACTCTGAGATCATGCCAGAAATCATACCCATGTGGATATCGG GTTTTGATCAAATCATGCCTGAAACTCGCGGATTCCCACGTTTTGTCCCTCGTCCCGGAGCACATATCAGTATCACTGTCGGACAACCACTCACCTCGCAAATCCAACCACTAGTGAAAACTTGGAAAGATATGGCttcaaaagaaaaggggaCTCTGGGCATaggaggagaatgggaaCAGAAAGTGAAGGGAGAGGGTTTGGCCggacaacaacaaagagaagtgagagaTAAAGGACAGCTTATACATGGgcgggagaaagaagtGAGGATTAAAATCGTAGAGGCCTTACAAGAGGGTATGCGGAAGTTGGGACACGATGTGGAACGAAGAGAGGGGCGATTTGAAAGGGGCCTTTGGTCCCATTCAACTAGACAATCGGTATAG
- a CDS encoding hypothetical protein (HMMPfam hit to Nop14, Nop14-like family, score: 541.0, E(): 1e-159): protein MAPSQLAQLKAALNTAGLSRKTHSKKDKKAYKKGGARETDRAKKVEKLEEIRKNLNKFDERETRVKHDVGGRNLKGVVGRPSASKQAGLEQRKKTLLPEHQLRDHRGTFRDRRFGENDPSMSIEDRMLERYTRERQRGQGKKGMFNLEDEDEDEPFGELDDGFALGGLTHGGRSVMDLPGDDFVAQGLADEDEDEEENRAGRIDKRVVSKVHFGGFEEAMDEDLPEKKKSKQEVMAEIIAKSKEHKYERQQQREMDAELREELDGDIADLQMLLAENAPTTPAATLFPTTSKLHPDPMPVPGGEVIGDGEYDQIVRSLAFDARAKPKNRTKTEEEIALEEKENLEKAEAKRLRRMRGENVSDGEEEEGSRKKRKADDKKPDADDLEDDYVEDEALLGPGLTREEIETMVLSGSEAGSDDEQDDEDGREEEESFDEDAEEENESDAESAMEDLTENEELSVSESEEVEPVVKRTKGKKTARTEKVKEIPYTFPCPANIEEFEEIVDPLEDSALPTVVQRIRALHHPSLAQGNKEKLQEFLGVLIDYVLILSSRPSPPFSLIQTLVPHLTALVKLNPITAAAHFVEKIKLMQKNLSRGLARGAARPDSKTFPGAPELALLRLVGLFWSTSDYSHPVVVPAVLLMGQYLSQSRVRSLRDLASGLFLCSLLAQYESLSKRILPEAVNFVASSILILLPRRKGAEVNRTYPDLKAPSTSLYLNLPSSVVPSQPLDLGSAITAVGDQDEEEAEQLKGGLLVVACKLVDKFAGLYLDSEAFVELMSPVKQVLEQSRAKKLSSELNMVLTSTLTALSKRLSNTLSTRRPLTLQSHKPIPIASYAPRFEENFAPGKHYDPDTERNASAKLKALYKKERKGAMRELRKDNRFLAGEKAREQGEKDKEYNARMRKAEGSITVERAEEKAMEREKAKEKRRAGRD from the exons ATGGCACCCTCACAGCTCGCACAGCTCAAGGCGGCTCTCAATACCGCAGGCCTGTCGAGGAAGACACATTCtaaaaaggacaagaaaGCATACAAGAAAGGCGGCGCCCGCGAGACTGACAGAGCAAAGAAGGTCGAAAAACTGGAGGAGATTAGAAAAAATCTCAACAAATTCGATGAGAGGGAAACACGAGTAAAGCATGATGTTGGAGGGAGGAATCTCAAGGGTGTTGTAGGTAGGCCTAGTGCAAGCAAGCAGGCTGGGTTAGAACAG CGAAAGAAGACGCTTTTGCCTGAACATCAGCTTCGCGACCACCGCGGTACCTTTAGAGACAGGCGATTCGGTGAAAATGACCCTTCCATGTCCATCGAAGACCGTATGCTTGAGCGATACACCCGGGAGCGTCAACGTGGTCAAGGCAAAAAAGGAATGTTCAAcctggaagatgaagatgaagatgagccTTTCGGTGAATTGGATGACGGATTTGCCTTGGGTGGTTTGACACACGGTGGAAGGAGTGTGATGGATCTTCCTGGTGACGACTTTGTCGCCCAAGGTCTGGCcgacgaagacgaggatgaagaagagaacagAGCCGGGAGAATCGACAAACGTGTGGTCAGCAAGGTTCATTTTGGTGGATTTGAAGAGGCAATGGATGAAGACCTG cccgaaaagaagaaatccAAGCAGGAAGTTATGGCCGAGATTATTGCTAAATCCAAGGAGCACAAATACGAGcgccagcagcagcgagaGATGGACGCCGAGCTTCGTGAAGAACTCGACGGCGACATTGCAGACTTGCAGATGCTTCTCGCTGAAAATGCTCCAACTACCCCTGCTGCTACCCTCTTCCCTACCACATCGAAACTTCACCCTGACCCCATGCCCGTACCAGGAGGGGAAGTgattggagatggagagtaTGATCAAATCGTTCGTTCTCTTGCTTTCGACGCACGAGCCAAGCCCAAGAACAGAACCaagacggaagaggagattgctcttgaagagaaggaaaatcTTGAAAAGGCAGAGGCGAAGCGATTGCGTCGAATGAGAGGTGAGAATGTCTCCgatggtgaggaagaagaagggtcaAGAAAGAAGCGAAAGGCGGATGACAAAAAACCTGATGCGGATGATTTGGAGGACGATTacgtggaagatgaggcgTTGTTGGGTCCAGGTTTGACAAGGGAAGAGATCGAAACTATGGTCCTTTCTGGAAGCGAAGCTGGGTCTGACGACGAGcaagatgacgaggatggtagggaagaggaagaaagctTTGACGAAGAcgcggaagaagaaaatgagagTGATGCCGAGTCTGCTATGGAAGACTTGACTGAAAATGAAGAGCTGTCGGTGTCtgaaagtgaagaagtCGAACCTGTTGTCAAGAGAAccaaagggaagaagactgcGAGGACAGAAAAGGTCAAGGAAATACCCTACACATTCCCCTGTCCTGCGAACATTGAAGAATTCGAAGAAATAGTTGATCCTTTGGAGGACAGTGCGTTACCTACTGTCGTTCAGCGTATCAGAGCACTGCATCACCCCAGTCTGGCGCAAGGCAACAAGGAAAAACTTCAG GAATTCCTTGGCGTACTGATCGATTACGTCCtcattctttcctctcgtccttctcctccattttctcTCATCCAAACACTTGTTCCGCATCTCACAGCTCTCGTCAAGTTAAACCCCATCACTGCTGCTGCACATTTTGTCGAAAAAATCAAGCTCATGCAAAAAAATCTTTCTCGTGGACTGGCTCGAGGTGCCGCCAGACCCGATTCCAAAACGTTTCCTGGTGCGCCCGAGCTGGCTCTACTGAGGCTGGTCGGTTTGTTCTGGTCTACCAGTGACTATTCGCATCCAGTGGTCGTACCCGCGGTCTTGCTGATGGGGCAGTATTTATCTCAAAGTCGCGTCCGATCGCTGCGTGATCTGGCATCTGGTTTGTTCCTGTGTTCTCTTTTAGCCCAA TACGAATCACTTTCGAAGCGGATTTTGCCAGAGGCCGTCAACTTTGTAGCTTCGTcaatcctcatcctccttcctcgccgCAAGGGTGCAGAGGTCAACAGGACATACCCTGATTTAAAAGCACCATCTACATCCCTTTACTTGAATCTTCCCTCGTCCGTCGTTCCTTCACAACCACTGGACCTTGGGTCTGCTATTACTGCCGTCGGAGATcaggacgaggaagaggcggagcAACTCAAGGGCGGACTGCTAGTTGTTGCTTGCAAGCTCGTTGACAAATTTGCTGGCTTGTATCTCGACTCAGAGGCTTTCGTCGAGCTGATGAGTCCTGTAAAACAGGTTCTGGAACAATCAAGGGCTAAAAAGTTATCCAGCGAGCTCAACATGGTATTAACATCTACTTTGACCGCCCTGTCCAAGCGCCTCAGCAACACTCTCAGTACTCGTCGCCCTCTTACTCTCCAATCTCACAAACCCATTCCTATCGCTTCCTATGCCCCTCGATTCGAGGAGAACTTTGCGCCTGGCAAGCACTACGATCCTGATACCGAACGCAATGCTTCGGCCAAGCTCAAAGCTCTTtacaagaaggagagaaagggtgCCATGCGCGAGCTCAGAAAAGACAACCGATTCTTGGCCGGCGAAAAGGCGAGGGAACAAGGcgaaaaggacaaggaatACAACGCGAGGATGCGCAAGGCGGAGGGCAGTATTACAGTGGAGCGtgcagaagaaaaggccATGGAAAG AGAAAAagcaaaggagaagcgaAGGGCTGGCAGGGATTAA
- a CDS encoding hypothetical protein (HMMPfam hit to PI3K_C2, Phosphoinositide 3-kinase C2, score: 149.6, E(): 6.7e-42; HMMPfam hit to PI3Ka, Phosphoinositide 3-kinase family, accessory domain (PIK domain), score: 202.9, E(): 6.2e-58; HMMPfam hit to PI3_PI4_kinase, Phosphatidylinositol 3- and 4-kinase, score: 251.2, E(): 1.8e-72), with translation MSAWGGIVEDGCRCPYHSTSTTLAAPCSPGPPRTGTIPLRGCAILPRTSRLKCQPHHPRAVPSLTLRSTSLQGSLPKHPFSRTLHSPALAHQGLQQQTPSDLYVTCQLWADGKQYSLPFRTAHKDFPRGYTWNSVVVFPITYPSLLLSSQIAFTIWDVQGSGKAVPVGGTTMSLFNSKRTLKRGQQRLHVHRGVQADPSLNTTTPSELPDEEEDEMGRLERLVKDFERGDILKIDWLDRLTFRQIEKAHSATEKSDSLYLYVDLPKFDFPVVFSEQESLITLPPQPVIHPPSQNSQPTSALPPNLLSNDPHLWKTYDPEAWRENPVEIKHRKLLRSQRLGDEGRDLKPGPADRDRLNEIFRLPPTASLSTVDKDLLWKFRFSLFRSPRSLTKFLKCITWSDPVEAKQAVEKLLPLWGQEVGMDDALELLGPNFTHKKVRAFAVKRLERAEDDELLLYLLQLVQALKFEHKSSLDVQRGHRSHRKRERELASQDEQGSGLSQFLINRSVANPILGTSFHWYLMIECDNRSSVGKMYAQVAFNFMKKLSEVSQAQRDILRRQGELVQILSTRAKDIRASKDSRSKKIEKLKAYLSDSKHGLASLPEPLPLPLNANIFVTSVVAEKSSIFKSNLLPLLIWFETIDSTRPTDDDSPDAVVSITPDYPIIFKNGDDLRQDQLVIQLFTLMDRLLRKENLDLRLSPYSVLATSTTEGMIQFVPSKSVASIMAEHGSLQNYLRIEHADDGALGSYGIEASVMDTFVRSCAGYSVLTYVLGVGDRHLDNLMLAPDGHFFHVDFGYILGRDPKPYPPPVKVCKEMVDAMGGPGSAHYGRFQSLCYTAFIGLRKNANLILNLVALMVDAGIQDIQLEPDKAVWKVQEKFMLDLSEEDAIKQFEVLLNDTSYLTAVFDRIHDWAQYLRD, from the exons ATGTCCGCGTGGGGGGGGATAGTGGAGGACGGTTGTCGGTGTCCGTATCACT CCACTAGCACCACTCTCGCTGCCCCATGCAGCCCGGGCCCTCCAAGGACAGGGACTATTCCTTTGCGAGGCTGTGCCATCTTGCCCCGCACCTCGCGCTTAAAATGTCAGCCCCACCACCCCCGCGCCGTGCCATCGCTCACTCTCCGCAGCACCTCCCTCCAAGGCAGCCTGCCCAAGCACCCCTTCTCCCGCACACTCCACAGCCCCGCTCTCGCACACCAAGGTCTCCAGCAGCA AACCCCGTCCGACCTCTACGTCACCTGCCAGCTATGGGCCGACGGCAAACAGTACTCGCTCCCGTTTAGAACGGCGCACAAAGATTTCCCCCGGGGATACAC GTGGAACTCCGTCGTGGTTTTCCCCATAACATATCCCTCCTTATTATTGTCTTCCCAGATAGCATTCACTATATGGGATGTACAGGGGTCTGGAAAGGCTGTACCTGTGGGTGGTACCACCATGAGTCTGTTCAACTCCAAGCG CACTCTAAAGCGGGGACAGCAACGGCTACATGTCCACAGAGGTGTCCAAGCAGATCCCAGCTTGAATACAACTACACCAAGCGAGCTtcctgatgaagaagaggatgagatgggaagaCTTGAAAGA TTAGTCAAGGATTTCGAAAGAGGGGACATCCTCAAAATAGATTGGCTTGATCGGCTTACCTTTCGTCAGATTGAGAAGGCCCACTCGGCAA CTGAAAAGTCGGACAGTTTGTATCTATATGTCGACCTACCCAAGTTTGACTTTCCTGTCGTCTTCTCGGAACAAGAATCTCTCATAACACTTCCACCCCAGCCTGTAATTCACCCCCCCTCACAAAACTCTCAGCCTACATCGGCCCTACCGCCCAATCTATTATCAAATGATCCGCATCTATGGAAAACCTATGATCCCGAGGCCTGGAGGGAAAATCCCGTGGAAATCAAACACAGAAAGCTATTAAGAAGTCAGCGACTGGGCGATGAAGGTAGAGATCTTAAACCAGGACCAGCTGATCGTGATCGGTTAAAC GAGATATTCCGCTTGCCGCCTACTGCATCGCTCTCCACAGTGGATAAGGACTTACTATGGAAGTTTcgtttctctctctttcgcTCTCCCCGATCTCTTACCAAGTTCCTCAAATGCATCACTTGGTCGGACCCAGTGGAAGCAAAGCAAGCGGTGGAGAAGCTCCTACCGTTATGGGGCCAAGAAGTTGGTATGGATGACGCCCTGGAGCTTTTAGGGCCTAATTTCACGCACAAGAAAGTCAGGGCATTTGCAGTAAAGCGTTTAGAACGagctgaagatgat GAACTATTACTTTATCTACTTCAACTAGTGCAGGCTTTGAAATTTGAGCACAAATCATCTTTAGATGTTCAGCGGGGCCATCGTAGCCATCGCAAACGGGAAAGAGAACTGGCATCTCAGGACGAACAGGGTAGCGGGCTGTCACAATTCCTGATCAATCGAAGCGTGGCGAATCCCATATTAGGGACGAGTTTTCACTGGTATCTGATGATCGAATGTGATAACAGATCATCTGTAGGGAAAATGTACGCACAGGTGGCCTTCAATTTTATGAAAAAGTTATCAGAAGTAA GTCAAGCCCAGCGTGACATTCTTCGTCGACAAGGTGAACTTGTTCAAATACTATCCACGCGAGCCAAAGATATTCGTGCTTCAAAAGATTCTAGATCCAAAAAGATTGAAAAACTCAAGGCATACCTGTCTGATTCAAAGCACGggcttgcttctctccctgAACCGCTTCCACTTCCCCTTAACGCCAACATCTTCGTCACATctgttgttgctgagaaatcatccatcttcaaaTCCAATCTCTTACCACTTCTCATATGGTTTGAGACCATAGATTCGACCAGGCCCACAGATGATGATTCTCCTGACGCTGTTGTTAGCATTACACCAGATTATCCCATCATTTTTAAAAATGGAGATGATCTGCGCCAAGATCAGCTTGTAATCCAGCTGTTTACTTTGATGGATCGCCTTCTACGCAAAGAAAACCTTGATCTCCGCTTAAGTCCATACAGTGTATTGGCAACTTCAACCACGGAAGGCATGATACAATTTGTGCCCAGCAAGAGTGTAGCGTCGATCATGGCGGAGCATGGGAGTTTACAAAATTATTTGAGAATAGAGCATGCGGATGATGGCGCTCTAGGCTCCTATGGGATCGAAGCCAGTGTAATGGACACATTCGTTAGAAGTTGCG CTGGCTACTCTGTCCTCACATATGTGCTAGGTGTTGGAGATAGACACTTAGATAATCTGATGCTGGCGCCAGATGGTCATTTCTTCCATG TGGACTTTGGGTACATCCTCGGTCGCGATCCCAAGCCATACCCACCCCCGGTTAAAGTCTGCAAAGAGATGGTAGATGCCATGGGCGGCCCAGGATCTGCCCACTATGGAAGATTCCAGAGTCTATGCTACACTGCGTTCATCGGCTTGAGGAAAAATGCCAACCTGATACTGAACCTTGTCGCGTTGATGGTAGATGCCGGTATCCAAGATATACAGCTGGAACCAGATAAAGCTGTATGGAAG GTGCAGGAGAAATTCATGCTGGATTTGTCCGAGGAAGACGCAATCAAACAGTTCGAAGTGTTATTGAATGATACTTCATATCTGACTGCCGTATTCGATCGTATTCATGATTG GGCGCAGTATCTTCGAGATTAG